One window of the Acinonyx jubatus isolate Ajub_Pintada_27869175 chromosome A2, VMU_Ajub_asm_v1.0, whole genome shotgun sequence genome contains the following:
- the ABCA7 gene encoding LOW QUALITY PROTEIN: phospholipid-transporting ATPase ABCA7 (The sequence of the model RefSeq protein was modified relative to this genomic sequence to represent the inferred CDS: inserted 11 bases in 10 codons; deleted 8 bases in 6 codons; substituted 5 bases at 5 genomic stop codons): MAFWTQLMLLLWKNVLYRRRQPIQLLVELLGPLFLFFNLGATLTRLEQHECHFPNKPLPSAGTLPXLQGLICSMNDTCFPQSAPAEQPGVLSNFKDTLVLWLLADAHTILGGGGRAHRMLASLGKLMPMLRAAGGAARPQPSNRLRDRLPLTTKLLGTLLRQQSLGSGLDQTLESMRSFLEAAENVAQELLALPGLVELWALLQRPQGTSRPLEAVSEVLCGAKGPGVLGGPSLDWYEATHLKELVGQEPAPGLPDSSLSPACAELMGSLETHPLSLLLWRRLKLLVLGKVXFTRRLMAQGNRTFXKLALLKGLQEAWXVLGPQLFNYLNDSTNAACGRLGQVGGQQVHPGPPWAHHPCPGCGGECAGGLWNPGELREGDPTWSSAPFQGKAEEGYSLALQKSDGRAGPRPGVPEEEAPPGPEVQGRIRAPRTHTQALPQCVTLDKLEAAPSEAALMARALELLAEHHFWAGIVFWNFGPRTASTRSRHPPRATRMTRERPLPAHPPPFRRQISARAPFGTFTRSRLRATGLEGPLPVTCSGRNRDPGGAGVPGGRENAACEDSWDPKAGTGVRGHPGPSCAFGSPVPVGAARGLWPPPQPRPCLRVLRVQNRSLPLFLTXWIHSVAPVVKAVVRGKERRLRHTMQALGLGSAVLWLGWFLSCHSPFLGSTALLVLVPKLGDILPHSYPAVVFLFLAAFAVATVVQSFLLSARFPRANLAAACXGLAYFVLCPPYVLCVAWRDRLPAGGRPHRSLLSPVASGFGCESLALPKEQGEGAQWHRAGTGPTPGVFSPAQVSGILLLDAVLYGLATWYLEAISQVGAPLLPGQYGIPKPWNFPFRRSYWFGPRSPKGSTPPPTPKDPEVPTEEVPPGWIPGVSVRGLEKCFPGNPQPALRGLSLDFCQGQITTLLGHNGDGKATMLSLLCGLFPPTGGSARILGHDVQSRMEAVGSHPGACPQYNVLSDVLTLEEHIWXRSKGLSAGAVSPEEARLLQDVGLVPTRCAQTRRLSGGTQQKLSVAITFVGGSQVVIPDEPTAGVDPASRCSIWELLLKYREGLPKVVEACAADVDPEDAATELDLTLRPSAERGPSNLNAPLMAPQITSRKRHLGAGLAPPDVTSRLKVLPEESALENGELATSAPETRVLQGFGPDPAGRGHGWALTRQQLRGLLLKRFLLACRGRRGPFTQVRGSGRQRRARGQPWVPVFYSRHPRSGEPEKSPPSRSRKGPGQPRGCAGRAAAGPVLQMVLPVLFVGPVPALSLLAPPDGSEPVPTSWSRPTPAWCARGQRPPARVQFAQRRGPALRTALRAPPRPHPLHLPQPEDQEVGERGQVRRAVPAPPAHPLGGFPAPPSLSPLPRRYGGFSLGGRDPGLPSGQEVSHSGWGLPVLLNPRPGGALDRVLSNPTAWAHGPDTEDSLKIWFNNTVVAFIDRANDALLHAHLPPGPARHAHSITTLSHPEAALTHGSLTAASVDVPVSICAVFAVSFVPAGVTLVLIEESXPLQFMGGPPPTLHWLSNFLWDVVRGVLWNYLVPACVAALTFLAFQQRAXVAPANPPALLLLLLLCGXGLRPPRSPFFRVPGTACVVLTCVNLFVGINGGTATFVLQHLSGRKLQEMSRIRKRGFLVFPHFCLGRGAVDMAXDQAVADAFERLGDGQFQPPLRWEEVGKNLLAVVVQGPLLLLLLMLLATTCCHGQPQLRSPPPPPTPGQEDEEVAGXRERVARGATEGDVLVSRDLTEVGAVLGWGLPLAHPPSQGPEHLPGVPWAEGRQLSIPPGELRVQGEGPEAGAVRGCPTVRPLPFTEQLSIGGQWGRDLRLCRVPSAGHPRCFGPVGVNGAGKTSTFRKLAGDALPGGGEAVLAGYRRPPPVSYHGAPGWHGREPSAAHHHRGXCPQSDAVFELLAGHQHLELFARSSGSPVSDPPAGTYSGGNKRELATAVALRGDPAVVFLDESTTGTDRAPGAFSGVASLPAVAREGRSVVLTAHRWVPSARGPGSRWVRPQREAVRAGAAPTFGRRARRGRPAPPTHPPGFGAGHTLTLRXPAARSELAEAFEAAAFPGAAXRFQVPPGGRCALARVFGELAWRGEERGVHFSGSQTTLARAPPAPGRG; encoded by the exons ATGGCCTTCTGGACACAGCTAATGCTgctgctttggaaaaatgtcctgTATCGCAGGAGACAGCCG atCCAGCTCTTGGTGGAGTTGCTGGggcctctgtttctcttcttcaaCCTGGGTGCCACTCTAACCCGACTGGAGCAACATGAGT GCCACTTCCCCAACAAGCCGCTGCCCTCGGCCGGCACCCTAC GGCTCCAGGGTCTCATCTGCAGCATGAACGACACCTGCTTCCCGCAATCCGCGCCCGCCGAGCAGCCAGGTGTCCTCAGCAACTTCAAGGACACCCT cgTCCTCTGGCTCCTGGCAGATGCCCACACcatccttgggggtgggggacga GCCCACAGGATGCTGGCCAGCCTGGGAAAGCTAATGCCAATGTTGAGAGCGGCGGGCGGGGCAG CCCGGCCTCAGCCAAGCAACCGGCTGCGGGACCGCCTGCCCCTGACCACTAAGCTACTAGGGACACTGCTTCG CCAGCAATCCCTGGGGTCTGGGCTGGACCAAACCCTGGAGTCCATGAGGAGCTTCCTGGAGGCAGCAGAGAACGTGGCCCAGG AGCTCCTGGCACTGCCCGGCCTGGTGGAGCTGTGGGCGCTGCTGCAGAGACCTCAGGGGACTAGCCGGCCCCTGGAGGCCGTGTCAGAAGTCCTCTGCGGTGCCAAGGGCCCTGGCGTCCTAGGGGGGCCCTCCCTCGACTGGTATGAGGCCACCCACCTGAAGGAGTTGGTGGGGCAGGAGCCCGCCCCAGGCCTGCCCGACAGCAGCCTGA GCCCTGCCTGTGCTGAGCTGATGGGGTCGCTGGAAACCCACccactgtccctcctcctctggaGGCGCCTGAAGCTGCTAGTCCTGGGGAAAG GCTTCACCAGGCGGCTCATGGCCCAG GGGAACCGGACCTTCTAGAAGCTGGCTCTACTGAAGGGCCTCCAGGAGGCGT GTGTGCTGGGACCCCAGCTCTTCAACTACTTGAACGACAGTACAAATGCGGCC TGTGGCAGGTTAGGCCAGGTCGGAGGACAGCAGGTTCATCCAGGGCCTCCCTGGGCACATCATCCCTGCCCAGGATGTGGGGGCGAGTGTGCAGGCGGCTTGTGGAATCCAGGGGAGCTCAGGGAGGGGGACCCAACTTGGAGCAGTGCGCCATTCCAAGGAAAGGCTGAGGAGGGCTACAGCTTGGCCCTGCAGAAATCTGATGGCCGAGCTGGGCCGCGCCCTGGTGTCCCCGAGGAAGAAGCGCCACCTGGCCCTGAGGTTCAGGGGAGGATCCGGGCACCCAGGACCCACACCCAGGCCCTTCCTCagtgtgtgaccctggacaagctGGAGGCGGCACCCTCAGAGGCAGCCCTGATGGCGCGGGCCCTGGAGTTGCTCGCGGAGCACCACTTCTGGGCCGGCATCGTCTTCTGGAACTTTGGACCCCGCACA GCCTCTACCCGCAGCAGACACCCTCCCCGTGCTACGCGGATGACGCGTGAGCGCCCCCTCCCTGCGCATCCACCCCCCTTCCGCCGCCAGATCTCGGCTCGGGCTCCCTTTGGAACATTCACGCGGTCGAGGCTGCGAGCCACTGGTTTGGAAGGACCACTCCCTGTGACCTGTAGCGGGAGGAACCGGGATCCCGGAGGGGCTGGGGTCCCCGGGGGCAGGGAGAACGCGGCCTGTGAAGACAGCTGGGATCCTAAGGCTGGAACAGGGGTCAGGGGACATCCGGGGCCCAGCTGCGCCTTTGGATCTCCAGTGCCCGTGGGGGCTGCTCGGGGCCTCTGGCCTCCACCGCAGCCACGCCCCTGCCTCAGGGTCCTGCGTGTACAGAACCGGTCGCTGCCGCTTTTCCTGA CCTGGATCCACTCCGTGGCGCCGGTGGTGAAGGCCGTGGTgcgagggaaggaaaggaggctgCGCCACACGATGCAGGCCCTGGGGCTCGGCAGCGCGGTGCTGTGGCTCGGCTGGTTCCTCAGCTGCCACTCGCCCTTCCTCGGCAGCACGGCGCTGCTCGTGCTGGTGCCCAAG CTCGGAGACATCCTCCCCCATAGCTACCCGGCCGTGGTCTTCTTGTTCTTGGCGGCTTTCGCCGTGGCCACCGTGGTCCAGAGCTTCCTTCTGAGCGCCCGCTTCCCCCGCGCCAACCTGGCGGCGGCGT GAGGCCTGGCCTACTTCGTGCTCTGTCCGCCCTACGTGCTGTGCGTGGCCTGGCGAGACCGGCTGCCTGCGGGTGGTC GTCCCCACCGCAGTCTTCTGTCGCCTGTGGCCTCTGGGTTCGGCTGCGAGAGCCTGGCGCTGCCGAAGGAGCAGGGTGAAGGCGCCCAGTGGCACAGGGCGGGCACCGGGCCCACCCCTGGCGTCTTCAGCCCGGCCCAGGTCTCTGGAATCCTGCTGCTCGACGCTGTGCTCTATGGCCTCGCCACTTGGTACCTAGAGGCCATCTCCCAGGTTGG AGCACCGCTCCTCCCAGGCCAGTATGGGATCCCCAAACCGTGGAACTTTCCCTTTCGGAGAAGCTATTGGTTTGGACCTCGTTCTCCCAAGGGCTCCACCCCGCCTCCCACCCCGAAGGACCCAGAGG TGCCGACAGAAGAGGTCCCACCCGGCTGGATTCCTGGGGTCTCCGTACGGGGCCTGGAGAAATGCTTTCCTGGCAACCCCCAGCCAGCCCTGCGTGGGCTCAGCCTGGACTTCTGCCAGGGCCAGATCACCACCTTGCTGGGCCACAACGGAGACGGCAAGGCCACCATGCT GTCCCTACTGTGCGGCCTCTTTCCACCCACTGGTGGCTCTGCCCGCATCCTGGGCCACGATGTCCAGTCCAGAATGGAAGCCGTCGGGTCCCACCCGGGCGCCTGCCCGCAATACAACGTGCTGTCTGACGT GCTGACCTTGGAGGAGCACATCTG GCGGTCGAAGGGCCTGAGTGCAGGAGCTGTGAGCCCCGAGGAGGCCCGTCTACTGCAGGACGTGGGGCTTGTCCCCACGCGTTGTGCGCAGACCCGCCGCCTCTCTG GTGGGACGCAGCAGAAGCTTTCAGTGGCCATCACCTTTGTGGGCGGCTCCCAGGTTGTCATTCCGGATGAACCCACGGCTGGTGTCGACCCTGCTTCCCGCTGCAGCATCTGGGAGCTGCTGCTCAAATACCGAGAAG GTCTT CCGAAGGTGGTAGAGGCTTGCGCTGCAGACGTGGACCCAGAGGACGCGGCCACAG AGTTAGACTTGACTTTACG ACCCTCGGCTGAACGGGGACCCTCAAACCTGAACGCACCCCTGATGGCCCCACAGATCACCAGCCGCAAGCGGCACCTGGGCGCGGGCCTCGCTCCCCCAGACGTGACCTCACGGCTCAAGGTTCTGCCGGAAGAGTCGGCCCTGGAGAACGGGGAGCTAG CGACGTCTGCCCCGGAAACACGGGTCCTGCAGGGCTTCGGGCCAGACCCCGCGGGCCGGGGACACGGCTGGGCGCTGACCCGCCAGCAGCTCCGGGGCCTGCTTCTCAAGCGCTTTCTGCTTGCCTGCCGTGGCCGCCGTGGCCCGTTTACGCAGGTGAGGGGGAGCGGGCGCCAGAGGAGGGCGCGCGGGCAGCCCTGGGTGCCTGTTTTCTACTCCCGTCACCCACGCAGCGGTGAACCCGAGAAGTCTCCCCCA AGCAGGAGCAGGAAGGGTCCCGGGCAGCCCAGGGGGTGCGCAGGGAGGGCAGCTGCTGGGCCCGTCCTGCAGATGGTTCTGCCTGTCCTCTTTGTGGGCCCGGTGCCGGCGCTCAGTCTCCTCGCGCCTCCTGACGGGTCGGAACCTGTCCCGACTTCCTGGTCAAGACCCACCCCCGCCTGGTGCGCCAGGGGCCAGCGGCCACCTGCACGCGTTCAGTTTGCCCAGAGGAGGGGGCCGGCGCTCCGGACGGCTCTCCGtgcccccccacgcccccaccccctgcatctCCCGCAGCCTGAAGACCAAGAAGTGGGTGAACGAGGTCAGGTGAGGAGGGCCGTTCCCGCGCCCCCTGCCCACCCGCTAGGAGGCTTTCCTGCCCCGCCCTCCCTGAGCCCACTGCCCCGCAGGTATGGGGGCTTCTCCCTGGGGGGCCGAGACCCAGGCCTGCCCTCAGGGCAAGAGGTGAGCCACTCAGGGTGGGGGCTGCCGGTGCTGCTGAACCCCCGACCCGGCGGGGCC CTCGACCGTGTCCTGAGCAACCCCACAGCCTGGGCTCACGGCCCGGACACCGAGGACAGCCTCAA aatctgGTTCAACAACACCGTGGTGGCCTTCATCGACAGGGCCAACGATGCGCTCCTACAtgcccacctgcccccaggccctgcccgcCACGCCCACAGCATCACCACGCTCAGCCACCCCGAGGCTGCGCTGA CGCATGGATCCTT GACGGCCGCCTCGGTGGACGTGCCCGTCTCCATCTGCGCGGTCTTCGCCGTGTCTTTCGTCCCCGCCGGCGTCACCCTTGTTCTCATCGAGGAGT GGCCTCTGCAGTTTATGGGGGGCCCGCCTCCCACTCTTCACTGGCTCAGCAACTTTCTCTGGGACGTGGTGCGGGGAGTGCT TTGGAACTACCTGGTGCCAGCGTGCGTGGCGGCGCTCACCTTTCTGGCTTTCCAGCAGAGGGCGTAGGTGGCTCCCGCCAACCCGCCTGCCCTCCTGCTGCTGTTACTGCTCTGTGGGTGAGGCCTCCGCCCCCCTCGGAGCCCGTTCTT TCGTGTGCCCGGCACGGCCTGTGTGGTGCTCACCTGTGTCAACCTCTTCGTCGGCATCAACGGCGGCACGGCCACCTTCGTGCTCCAACACTTGTCTGGTCGG AAGCTGCAGGAAATGAGCCGCATCCGG AAAAGGGGCTTCCTGGTGTTCCCCCACTTCTGCCTGGGCCGGGGGGCG GTGGACATGGCGTGAGACCAGGCCGTGGCTGACGCCTTCGAGCGCTTAG GAGACGGGCAGTTCCAGCCTCCCCTGCGCTGGGAGGAGGTTGGTAAGAACCTCTTGGCCGTGGTGGTACaggggcccctcctcctcctcctcctcatgctCTTGGCGACCACCTGCTGCCACGGTCA ACCCCAGCTGAggtcgccgccccccccccccaccccggggcaggAGGATGAGGAGGTGGCCG GTCGGGAGCGGGTGGCCCGAGGGGCCACCGAGGGGGACGTGCTGGTGTCGAGAGACCTGACCGAGGTGGGCGCAGTGCTGGGTTGGGGGCTCCCGCTGGCCCACCCACCCTCTCAGGGACCTGAACACCTCCCAGGCGTGCCGTGGGCAGAGGGACGCCAGCTGTCGATCCCCCCTGGTGAGCTGAGAGTCCAGGGtgaaggtcctgaggcaggggcAGTGAGGGGCTGCCCTACTGTGCGCCCACTGCCCTTTACTGAACAACTGAGCATAGGT GGACAGTGGGGCAGGGATCTGAGACTTTGCCGAGTGCCGTCTGCGGGGCACCCGCGGTGTTTCGGGCCAGTGGGAGTGAACGGAGCAGGGAAGACGTCCACGTTTCGCAAGCTGGCGGGGGACGCGCTGCCCGGTGGTGGTGAGGCTGTGCTGGCTGGCTACAG ACGCCCCCCACCCGTCTCTTACCATGGTGCTCCAGGGTGG CATGGCCGGGAACCTTCCGCTGCGCACCACCACAGGGGCTAATGCCCTCAGTCGGACGCTGTCTTCGAGCTGCTGGCCGGCCACCAGCACCTGGAACTCTTCGCCCGAAGCTCAGGTTCCCCAG TTTCGGACCCACCTGCGGGCACCTACAGTGGAGGCAACAAGAGGGAGCTGGCGACAGCCGTGGCGCTGCGGGGGGACCCGGCTGTGGTCTTTCTG GACGAGTCCACCACGGGCACGGACCGCGCTCCCGGCGCTTTCTCTGGAGTAGCCTCCCTCCCGGCCGTGGCGCGGGAGGGCCGCTCCGTGGTGCTTACCGCACACAGGTGGGTCCCCAGCGCCCGGGGCCCAGGGTCAAGGTGGGTCAGGCCCCAGCGGGAGGCCGTCAGAGCTGGAGCGGCCCCGACCTTTGGGAGGAGGGCACGCCGGGGACG CCCGGccccgcccacccacccacccgggTTTGGCGCCGGCCACACGCTGACCCTGC GGCCCGCAGCGCGGTCCGAGTTGGCGGAGGCCTTCGAGGCGGCCGCGTTCCCGGGGGCCG CGCGCTTCCAGGTGCCGCCGGGAGGGCGCTGCGCCCTGGCTCGCGTCTTCGGAGAGCTGGCGTGGCGCGGGGAGGAGCGCGGCGTGCACTTCTCAGGGAGCCAGACCACGTTGGCGCGGGCGCCCCCCGCGCCTGGACGCGGCTGA